The genomic segment TTGTTTCAAAGTCAGGAGTTTGTAAATCTGCTGATAGTCCCCATTTGAATCTTGAAAGAAGCCGTTGTTCCATGCCTTGCAATTCAACCGGTGGTTTGTCTGATGTTAAAATAAGTTGTTTTCCTGATTGATGAAGATGATTAAAAATATGAAAAAATACGTCCTGAGTTTTTTGTTTTCCTGCAAATTCCTGTACGTCATCAATAATAAGAACATCTATCATTTGATAAAAATGAATGAAATCATTACTGTTGTTATTTTTTATAGCTTCAACAAATTGAGTTTGAAATCTGTTAGCAGTAACATACAAAACAATTTTATCAGAAAATTTTTCTTTTACTTCAATTCCAATTGCCTGGGCAAGATGTGTTTTACCTAAACCGCTGGAACCATATATAAAAAGTGGATTAAAAGCTGTTCCTCCGGGATTATTTGAAACTGCATATCCTGCCGATCTTGCAAGCCTGTTGCATTCCCCTTCAATAAAGTTGTTAAAAGAATATTCATGAATTAATTGAGGATCAATTTGTAGTTTTTGTATTCCGGGTATTATAAATGGATTTTTAATAGTGTTTTCTTCGGCATTAATAGGTATAGATACAGGTTTATTGCTTAGTTCAATTCGGTTTCTTGCAGGAAGTTTAACTGTATAAGGTTTTAAATTGGAAAATACACTATTTTCCATAACAATATTATATTCAAGTTTTGCATCATTACCAAGTTCTTTTCTTAGGGTTTTACTAATAATATCAATGAATTGTTCTTCTAAGTATTCGTAAAAAAATGAACTTGGTACTTGAATTGTTAAAATGCTTTTTTCTAATTTTAATGGAATAATAGGTTCGAACCATGTTTTAAAACTAATTGAAGGAACATTGTCCTTAATTATTTTTAAACAATTTGCCCATACAAGTTCGTATTTTTTATCCATTTAAATATAAGGGAGTTATAAAATTTATTTTTTAAAAATTAAGTAAAGCAAGATTGTGAAAAAAAATATGAAAAAAAAATCATTTTACTATTGTTTTTTTCATTTATACTATATTAAACTAATTATCAATATATTATTTTTAAAAATAAATAAAAAAAAACTTAAACTATTGATTAATAATACTTTATATATAATTATATATTTATCAAAAGGTAAAAGAGAGTTAACCATTTGATATATAAAATATTAATATTCATTTATACATTTAAGTTGGATATAATTAAATTGACAGTAAGTTTTTTTTTGAAATAATGAATTGATTAAAGCGTTTTTTTAATAGAAACAACTTATTACAAATATAAAAAAATAATAGAATTAACAAGTGAATCAAAAGAAATTTTGATTAAAATATTTATAATAATAATTAATCTAAATTAGAATAAATTAACCTTAATTCGAGATAGGGATAAGTTTACAAATTTGATTTATGAAAAATTTATAAGGAAACCTTGATAACTCCTTTATTCCTTGATGTATTAATAGCTGTTATTAATTAATTATCATTTAATTTTAGAGGATATTTGTCTCCATTTTTAAATACTAATATAAAAGAATCAGGATATTTAATTTTAATTTCTTCAAATAATTCAAGTATTTTTTCAACACTTTTTTTATTTCCTACTGTATATTTATAAATTTCATTATCAATATGTTCTTCTACATTTTTTAGTTCGAAAAAATTTTCAGGACTCAAAGGGATTTGTATGTTTGATGTTTTAATTTGTATTTTATAAATTACATTATCCTTTTTATCTTCTTTATTGTTCAAATTTTCATCTGCCTTATAAGCTTTTTTGCCCATATTAAA from the Bacteroidales bacterium genome contains:
- the dnaA gene encoding chromosomal replication initiator protein DnaA → MDKKYELVWANCLKIIKDNVPSISFKTWFEPIIPLKLEKSILTIQVPSSFFYEYLEEQFIDIISKTLRKELGNDAKLEYNIVMENSVFSNLKPYTVKLPARNRIELSNKPVSIPINAEENTIKNPFIIPGIQKLQIDPQLIHEYSFNNFIEGECNRLARSAGYAVSNNPGGTAFNPLFIYGSSGLGKTHLAQAIGIEVKEKFSDKIVLYVTANRFQTQFVEAIKNNNSNDFIHFYQMIDVLIIDDVQEFAGKQKTQDVFFHIFNHLHQSGKQLILTSDKPPVELQGMEQRLLSRFKWGLSADLQTPDFETRIAILSKKIYNDGLEIPEDVIEYIATHITNNVRELEGALISLLAQSTLNKKEITLSLSKRMIDKLVKSTKREISIDFIQKVVCDYFNMPLDLINSKTRKREIVQARQIAMFFAKSLTKSSLATIGSQIGGKDHATVLHACKTVNNLIDTDKRFKSYINEIEKKLKI